Proteins encoded together in one Impatiens glandulifera chromosome 1, dImpGla2.1, whole genome shotgun sequence window:
- the LOC124932981 gene encoding mitogen-activated protein kinase kinase kinase 20-like — MSLWERLEKLGEGSYGVVYLGRPLEGHCLYPSIPIMAVKSAEYENSSSLLHERDILSKFKECPHIIRLYGYDFTVEGTKFFTNIFLEYASGGTLHDRIQSSKTSKYNGISEIEAKEYTLSILKGLRYIHESGYVHCDIKPENILMVDEKAKIGDFGMTIQPFNLPGMTLGTPHYMPPETLNDGEYDTSTDIWALGCSFFEMITSTPQWKCKNMNQNLIKLIKRSKMSKEAFDFWKRCTTKDPKKRWSANMLLQHQFIVGRSENPSPTQNNA; from the coding sequence ATGTCTTTGTGGGAGAGACTCGAGAAATTGGGTGAAGGGAGCTATGGAGTTGTCTATCTAGGTCGTCCATTAGAAGGACATTGTCTCTATCCGTCTATTCCAATAATGGCAGTTAAATCCGCGGAGTACGAAAATTCATCATCTCTCCTACACGAAAGGGATATTCTCTCTAAATTTAAAGAATGTCCGCATATTATTCGTCTATATGGTTATGATTTCACCGTTGAAGGCACaaaattttttacaaatatctTCTTGGAGTACGCCTCGGGCGGCACTTTGCACGACCGCATTCAATCATCAAAGACATCTAAATACAACGGAATCTCCGAAATTGAAGCAAAGGAATATACACTTTCCATTTTAAAGGGTCTGCGCTACATCCATGAGAGTGGATACGTCCATTGTGATATAAAACCGGAAAACATATTAATGGTCGACGAGAAGGCCAAAATAGGAGACTTTGGTATGACTATCCAGCCATTCAATCTTCCGGGAATGACGTTAGGTACGCCTCATTATATGCCTCCTGAGACATTAAACGATGGAGAATATGATACTTCTACCGATATTTGGGCATTGGGATGCTCCTTCTTTGAAATGATCACATCAACACCGCAATGGAAATGCAAAAATATGAACCAAAAtcttattaaactaataaagaGAAGTAAAATGTCCAAAGAGGCTTTCGATTTTTGGAAGAGGTGCACAACTAAAGATCCAAAGAAAAGATGGAGTGCAAATATGCTTCTACAACATCAGTTCATCGTCGGTAGGAGCGAGAATCCTTCTCCCACCCAAAATAACGCATAG